The sequence below is a genomic window from Methylotuvimicrobium alcaliphilum 20Z.
GGATTGGGGGGAATCAAGCATTCCCAACAGTCTGCACTTTGTAGTGCGGCCGCAACTAAAAGAAGTTATCGAGTTGATTAACTTGGCTCTGGATAATTTAGGCGAACAGCAGCACAGTTGGTTAAATGCGCGCTGGCTGGTCGATGCGGAAAGGGACATTGCTCAGGATGCCATGGTCCCATTCCAAGAACTCATCAGTTTGGCTTCGGAATCGGCCGAACATAATCGGCTGCATAAAATGGAGTTTGATGGCGAGCCGCACTTCGTCTATGTGCAGGCCATTGGCCAAAATCATCGGGCGGCCGACTTTTTTGCCGTGATTACGCCGGAATCCGCCGTGCTAGCCCCTGCCGTTGCTCAAGTCAATGCCGTGTTATTGATTACCGGCGGCTGCCTTTTGTTATTGTTGCCGCTTGCATTTTGGCTGGCCTCGTTGATTGTTAAGCCGATCAAGCATCTCGCTCTGGAAAACGAAAAGATTCAACGGCGCCGATATGGCGAACTCGATCCGATGGACAGCCATATTATCGAAATCGATGAGCTATCGGGTTCGATGATGACTATGGCGCATTCGATACAGCGGCATGCCAAAGAACGGGAAGAATTGATGGAATCATTCATCCAGTTGATCGCCCAAGCCATCGATGACAAATCAGCCTATACGGCTGAGCACTGTGCGAGGGTTCCGGAGCTGGCCATCTTGTTGGCGCAAAAAGCCGAAGAGAGTCGTCGACCGCCATTCGATACATTCGGTTTCGGTAACGAAGATGCCTGGCGCGAATTCCGTATCGGGGCTTGGCTGCACGACTGCGGCAAGATTACGACGCCTGAGCACATCATCGATAAAAGCACCAAGCTTGAGACGATTTATAACCGCATTCACGAAATCCGAATGCGCTTCGAAGTGTTGTGGCGCGATGCCGAAATCGACTATTGGAAGCAGTACTTGACCGCGCCGAGTGATGAGGAACGAAATCGTCATGAATTAGAGCAACGCCAACGACAATTACAAGAGGATTTTGCCTTCGTTGCCAACTGCAATTTGGGCGGTGAAAGCATGAGCGAGGCCGATATCGATAGGCTGAATCAATTGGCTCGCATTACTTGGCGGCGGCATTTCGACGACCGATTAGGTTTATCTCCGATCGAACTTGCACGCTATCCCGAGGAGCAAACACCGCTGCCGGCCACGGAGCCACTGTTGGCGGATAAGTCTTGGCATATCATCAAGCGCCTGCGAAACAACATTCATGATGAGCGCTTGGGCATCAAAATGGCGATACCGGAACATCTTTACAATCTGGGCGAATTGCACAATCTCACTGTATCACGAGGTACCTTGACCGAAGAAGATCGCTTCAAGATTAACGAGCACATGATCAGCACGATCAAAATGCTCGATAAATTGCCGTTGCCCGAAGATTTGCTCCAGGTGCCGCGCTATGCTTCTACTCATCATGAAACGCTAGATGGGCGCGGTTATCCGCGCATGCTGACCGCCAAAGACCTTTCGATTCCGGAACGCATCATGGTGTTGGCCGACATTTTCGAAGCATTGACAGCGGCCGATCGACCGTATAAAGATGCAAAGCCGATCAGCGCCGCGCTCGATATACTACATCGAATGGTGCAAGAACAGCATGTGGACTGTGATGTCTTCGAGCTTTTCTTGCGTAGCGGCGCCTATTTGGAGTACGCAAAACGTTACCTGCGCACTGATCAGATCGATGCAGTGGATATTCGGCGCTATCTCGGCCAATGAGCGAGTTGACATTCCGGCCATTGCCCGCTTATGGCTGATTCAGCGCGTGTGGTAGCATGACCGCAACTTGAGTCGGTTAAGGAGTTTACAATGAAAACAGTGTTGATCGGAGGAACGGCCAACGGCCAACTCTTGATGGATGCCGCGATGGCGAATCGTCACGGCGTCATTTCCGGGGCAACTGGGACGGGCAAGACCGTAACCCTGCAAGTTTTGGCGGAAGGTTTTTCGAGATTGGGCGTTCCGGTATTCTTGGCCGATATCAAAGGAGACTTGTCGGGAATCGCGACGGCAGGGCAATCGCACGAAAAAATTTCCGAACGCGTGACGGGAATCGGTATCGCCGACTTCCAATTTCGTGGAAATCCTTCGGTCTTTTGGGATTTGTTCGGCCGAAACGGGCATCCGGTGCGCACGACGATGTCCGATTTAGGCCCTTTGCTGCTCAGTAATCTGTTGGAATTGAACGACACGCAAACCGGCGTGATTTATAGCGGCTTTAAAATCGCCGACGACGAAGGG
It includes:
- a CDS encoding HD domain-containing phosphohydrolase, whose product is MKISQKNKQIKLSIKITVVSLFLLITSLTVIVAISLQFYFTSSLAVESTLITYRQSAASTSDYLTAMDRSAVDATRILAGNPDILSEGRVTERTRDIFAEVLDENPLFYAAYIGFGDGDFYELINLNTSEAVRMQLRALPQDRWVVITVLGKGDRRIRAFHYYDEQFNLRTSRTERSDYLASKRPWYIQAKLGKVHKTAPYQFQHLQAPGQTYSMRIAGQDAVLAVDIALSAMSDKLNEQMLSKDSRIYLYQGSGEIIASSESRMPPTVMPKVEPLVLNDEQRQLVEKNPILTVSNELDWPPFDFVIAGEPFGYAIDVLSMIEQMTGLQFDYVNGYSWPQLVAMYRTGQIDILQPVVGTEQNAALGILSKAFAEPSDGILMRKDQTPVTSIRQLQGKRLAIPAGWSIIASFKQMFPDIDIVEVDGVRGLFDAVRRGEVDAGLDTAAILHYTTRQFFFDDVAIYEELDWGESSIPNSLHFVVRPQLKEVIELINLALDNLGEQQHSWLNARWLVDAERDIAQDAMVPFQELISLASESAEHNRLHKMEFDGEPHFVYVQAIGQNHRAADFFAVITPESAVLAPAVAQVNAVLLITGGCLLLLLPLAFWLASLIVKPIKHLALENEKIQRRRYGELDPMDSHIIEIDELSGSMMTMAHSIQRHAKEREELMESFIQLIAQAIDDKSAYTAEHCARVPELAILLAQKAEESRRPPFDTFGFGNEDAWREFRIGAWLHDCGKITTPEHIIDKSTKLETIYNRIHEIRMRFEVLWRDAEIDYWKQYLTAPSDEERNRHELEQRQRQLQEDFAFVANCNLGGESMSEADIDRLNQLARITWRRHFDDRLGLSPIELARYPEEQTPLPATEPLLADKSWHIIKRLRNNIHDERLGIKMAIPEHLYNLGELHNLTVSRGTLTEEDRFKINEHMISTIKMLDKLPLPEDLLQVPRYASTHHETLDGRGYPRMLTAKDLSIPERIMVLADIFEALTAADRPYKDAKPISAALDILHRMVQEQHVDCDVFELFLRSGAYLEYAKRYLRTDQIDAVDIRRYLGQ